In the genome of Dermacentor silvarum isolate Dsil-2018 chromosome 1, BIME_Dsil_1.4, whole genome shotgun sequence, one region contains:
- the LOC125942151 gene encoding uncharacterized protein LOC125942151, translating to MPAKKGRTCFVPLCKGGYKSSAEKVSLFHAPTDARRQEEWARNIKREDKELDETSVVCSRHFDDPYIQRTFKHVINGQLVEIDRDRPALTEDAVPTLFPDAPSDISKCVPKKRKERNLAHSYAPAPKRRAGNKNVEDGDPQVPENESDPEARSHPFSDIALPSALCNRVVLTNDPATLCFGWHSSTGLDNVHVTKHLKFTPCTKDARAERTSAYRCSVLCRSVKVEEVWVTTVDDAVAALTKADSMIPCPGFEIQPVYPKQCVQYGGKNFAKNCLGTSTDGKPCLQCRYTKKLALNRSYRLKKKPGISWKQRSARKSLQLLRARRKLANAEKSVAELRVTNESIASSVLETKISGLPPKQRLAVKTCFEVARRKSSRGMLYDKLWILECILMRMQSPKLYEHVRRHEIMALPSKSCLDKHMQRFKGAFGFNTTVLAALREKTLNMDKFSLHGGLVFDEIKLSGNISVKPSGELTGFVDLGPFTEDSTSTATSDHGFVVMFKPFQGG from the coding sequence ATGCCTGCGAAGAAAGGCAGGACGTGTTTCGTGCCGCTGTGTAAAGGTGGATACAAGTCGTCTGCTGAAAAGGTATCGCTGTTCCATGCTCCGACGGATGCTCGTCGTCAAGAAGAATGGGCAAGGAACATAAAACGAGAGGACAAAGAGCTGGACGAGACAAGTGTTGTGTGTTCCCGTCATTTTGATGATCCTTACATTCAAAGAACTTTCAAGCACGTCATTAATGGGCAGCTTGTTGAGATCGACCGTGACCGACCAGCGCTTACTGAGGACGCCGTCCCCACGCTATTCCCCGACGCTCCCTCCGACATTTCCAAGTGTGTCCCGAAAAAGAGAAAAGAGAGGAATCTCGCACACAGCTACGCCCCAGCACCGAAACGCAGAGCTGGAAACAAAAACGTGGAAGACGGCGACCCTCAGGTACCCGAGAATGAAAGCGACCCGGAGGCAAGATCGCATCCGTTCAGTGACATTGCACTCCCTTCTGCGCTCTGCAACAGAGTTGTGCTGACAAATGACCCTGCAACGTTATGCTTTGGGTGGCACAGCAGCACTGGGTTAGACAACGTGCATGTCACTAAGCATCTTAAGTTCACGCCTTGCACAAAGGATGCTCGGGCTGAGCGGACGAGTGCGTACCGTTGCTCTGTGCTTTGCCGCAGCGTAAAGGTGGAAGAAGTGTGGGTTACGACAGTTGACGACGCTGTGGCGGCATTGACAAAGGCTGATAGCATGATACCTTGCCCAGGCTTTGAAATCCAACCAGTCTACCCAAAGCAGTGCGTTCAGTATGGTGGCAAGAACTTCGCAAAAAACTGCCTGGGCACCTCAACTGATGGTAAACCATGTTTGCAGTGCAGGTACACCAAGAAGCTGGCACTAAATAGGTCATATCGGCTTAAGAAAAAACCTGGAATATCGTGGAAACAGCGAAGTGCTAGGAAATCTCTTCAATTGCTGCGGGCCAGAAGAAAGCTGGCAAACGCTGAGAAAAGTGTTGCAGAGCTTCGAGTGACCAATGAATCCATTGCAAGCTCTGTCTTAGAGACAAAGATCAGCGGGCTTCCACCAAAACAGCGCCTTGCTGTGAAAACTTGCTTTGAAGTAGCCCGTAGGAAGTCAAGCCGTGGCATGCTGTATGACAAGCTGTGGATCTTGGAATGCATACTTATGCGAATGCAAAGCCCAAAGCTATATGAGCATGTCAGGCGGCACGAGATAATGGCACTGCCTAGCAAGTCTTGCCTGGATAAGCATATGCAGAGGTTCAAAGGTGCATTTGGCTTCAATACTACTGTGCTTGCAGCTCTGCGGGAGAAGACTCTGAACATGGACAAGTTTAGTCTTCACGGTGGACTTGTGTTTGACGAAATCAAGCTTTCAGGAAATATCAGTGTGAAACCATCCGGCGAGCTCACTGGCTTTGTGGACCTTGGTCCATTTACAGAGGATAGTACGAGCACAGCAACAAGTGACCATGGCTTCGTCGTCATGTTCAAGCCATTTCAAGGTGGGTGA